In a genomic window of Mus pahari chromosome 8, PAHARI_EIJ_v1.1, whole genome shotgun sequence:
- the Lgals3 gene encoding galectin-3, producing the protein MADSFSLNDALAGSGNPNPQGYPGAWGNQPGAGGYPGAAYPGAYPGQAPPGAYPGQAPPGAYPGQAPPSAYPGPTAPGAYPGPTAPGAYPGPTAPGAFPGQPGAPGAYPSAPGGYPAAGPYGVPAGPLTVPYDLPLPGGVMPRMLITIMGTVKPNANRIALDFKRGNDVAFHFNPRFNENNKRVIVCNTKQDNNWGREERQSVFPFESGKPFKIQVLVEADHFKVAVNDAHLLQYNHRMKNLREISQLGISGDITLTSANHAMI; encoded by the exons ATGGCAGACAGCTTTTCG CTTAACGATGCCTTAGCTGGCTCTGGAAACCCAAATCCTCAAGGATATCCCGGTGCATGGGGGAACCAGCCTGGGGCAGGGGGCTACCCGGGGGCTGCCTATCCTGGGGCCTACCCAGGACAGGCTCCTCCAGGGGCCTACCCAGGACAGGCTCCTCCAGGGGCCTACCCAGGACAGGCTCCTCCTAGTGCCTACCCTGGCCCAACTGCCCCTGGAGCTTATCCTGGCCCAACTGCCCCTGGAGCTTATCCTGGCCCAACTGCCCCTGGAGCCTTCCCAGGGCAACCTGGGGCACCTGGGGCCTACCCCAGTGCTCCTGGAGGCTATCCTGCTGCTGGCCCCTATGGTGTCCCCGCTGGACCACTG ACGGTGCCCTATGACCTGCCCCTGCCTGGAGGAGTCATGCCCCGCATGCTGATCACAATCATGGGCACAGTGAAACCCAACGCAAACAG GATTGCTCTAGATTTCAAGAGAGGGAATGATGTTGCCTTCCACTTTAACCCCCGCttcaatgaaaacaacaaaagagtCATTGTGTGTAACACGAAGCAGGACAATaactggggaagggaagaaagacaatCAGTTTTCCCCTTCGAGAGCGGCAAACCATTCAAA ATACAAGTCCTGGTTGAAGCTGACCACTTCAAGGTTGCAGTCAACGATGCTCACCTATTGCAGTACAACCATCGGATGAAGAACCTCAGGGAAATCAGCCAGCTGGGGATCAGTGGTGACATAACCCTCACCAGCGCTAACCATGCCATGATCTAA